The Balneolaceae bacterium genomic sequence GGCAGGCAAATCCGCCGCCCCTCAAGGCTGAGCGCCGACAGTACTGTGAGCCTACGGGCAAGCAGATAGCCGGGGTAATCATGCTGCCAAGAAAAGCGTCGCTGGGTGCCAGGCCGGTGCTCGTACCCAAACCGACACAGGTAGATGAGGAGAGGATCCTCAGGTGCTCGAGCGAATCGTGGCTAAGGAACTCGGCAAATTAGATCCGTAACTTCGGGAGAAGGATCCCCGCGGCTGCCCTTCGGGGTGGCCGGCGGGCGCAGTGACCAGGTCCAATCGACTGTTTAACAAAAACACATGCCTCTGCTAAGTCGCAAGACGATGTATAGGGGCTGACACCTGCCCGGTGCTGGAAGGTTAAGGAAGCTTGTTAATGTCCTTCGGGGCATGAAGCGGGCGACTGAAGCCCCAGTAAACGGCGGCCGTAACTATAACGGTCCTAAGGTAGCGAAATTCCTTGTCGGGTAAGTTCCGACCTGCACGAATGGTGCAACGAATTGGACGCTGTCTCGGCCACGAGCTCGGTGAAATTGTGGTATCGGTGATGACGCCGATTACCCGCAGCGGGACGGAAAGACCCCGTGAACCTTTACTACAACTTTACATTGGCTTTAGCTGCCCGATGTGCAGGATAGGTGGGAGGCTTTGAACCGCGCGCGCCAGCGTGTGGGGAGCCGCCGGTGAAATACCACCCTCCGGGCCGCTGAATTCTAATGCCCCACCGCGGGCAGACAGTGTATGGTGGGTAGTTTGACTGGGGCGGTCGCCTCCTAAAGTGTAACGGAGGCTCCCAAAGGTACCCTCAGCACGGTCGGCAATCGTGCGTAGAGTGTAAAAGCATAAGGGTGCTTGACTGCGAGACATACAGGTCGAGCAGGTGACGAAAGTCGGGTTTAGTGATCCGGCGGTTTCCGAATGGAAGGGCCGTCGCTCAAAGGATAAAAGGTACTCCGGGGATAACAGGCTTATCTCCCCCAAGAGTTCACATCGACGGGGAGGTTTGGCACCTCGATGTCGGCTCATCGCATCCTGGGGCTGGAGAAGGTCCCAAGGGTTGGGCTGTTCGCCCATTTAAAGCGGTACGCGAGCTGGGTTCAGAACGTCGTGAGACAGTTCGGTCCCTATCTGCTGTGGGCGTAAGGAATCTTGCGGAGAGCTGCTCCTAGTACGAGAGGACCGGAGTGGACGCACCGCTAGTGGACCAGTTGTCCCGCCCGGGGCACCGCTGGGTAGCTATGTGCGGAAGTGATAAGCCGCTGAAAGCATCTAAGCGCGAAGCACGCTCCAAGATAAGGATTCCCTACAGAGCCTGGTGGAAGACGACCACCTTGATAGGCGGCAGGTGCACGGGAGGCAACTCCCTCAGCCGAGCCGTACTAATCAGGCCACCGGCTTGCCTGTATGACTTGCCAGGCCCTCGCCCGGCCGGCGACCGGTCTTAACCGGCAACCCCCTTCAGCTATTCCCCTGGGTCAAAGCACGCCTTGCGCGCGGCCCCGTTCCCTTCTTTGTACATACATACTGACAGTCCCTCCTTCCAAGGCTTTGGAGGAGGCGAGCCAAGCGCGGAGGTTCCACCCGTTCCCATCCCGAACACGGCCGTTAAGCTCCGCAGCGCCGATGGTACTGCCTCTGGCGGTAGAGTAGGTCCTCGCCTCCTCCAAAGCCTTCCTTTATTACTATTGGCCAACCATTGAAAGCCCGAAGCTCACCTGCGGGCTTTTTTACGTATGCAATTCTGAGATTTTCACTCATTTTGAATTAAGAACCTATATACGTAACTATTAGTAAGAGGATTGCCTACAACTTTCTTATAAGGTCAACGATCATGGTCATGGAACTGTCTCCAATGAGAAGTCTCCCAATTGCAGTAATATTGTGTACTTGTTTGGCCCTTCTAAGCTGCGAAATGGGAACATCACCGGTACCTACTAATACTCAAAAGGTGCCTGCTTATATCGACTCTCTGGACAATGTAGATATTGTTTCCATAAGAGAAGAAGGTCTTGATACGGCCGAAATAGAAAAAGTGGGTATCTATCAAAGCAATGAAGAAGTGTTTATCAAGGGATATCCGGGTGAAGTCATGGTCGATATGAAAGGCCAGGTTTATATTGAAGCATTTGTACCAGGAGAAGCTGGTATATATGTGTTCGACTCAGATGGAAAGTATGTTACGACCATAGGACGACATGGTAAAGGTCCGGGAGAGTTCCTTACTCTGGCAGCATTGAATCTCAAGAACGGTCGTTTATATATCTATGATGCGCATCAGGAGAAAATTTCGGCCTTTTCCACAGATACCTTCGAGCTAGTATATGAAGAAACCATAAAAAGAGATTCACTTGAGAGCAAGGATCTGTTGGCTATGCAACCAAGAAATGAACTATTCATCAAGGAGGACAGCTCATTCGTAATGAATTTTTTCCGTGCTGTAAACTCCAATGAATACAGAAATATTCATTATTTGGCAATATCATCCCGGGGCCAGATTAAGCCCCAAAAATTGATTACGGTCAAGCGCTCTACAATATATGAACCGGCAACCTCGCATAATTCAGGAGGGTACTTCAGGGTAGCTAGAACATTGCCCTTTTCCCGCGGATCGTTGGTTGCTTTATCCAGCAATGGAACATTCTATACAAACTGGAATGATGATTTTTTAATTAAGGAATATGCGCCGGATGGTAGCTACAGGCGAGCCTATTACTATCCCTATGTGCGAAGTGAATTATCCGTATCTGAAATTGAGGTCGGCGATGGCATGAGATCATTAATTGACGATAATCGAGATGTCTTACCGGATACCTGGCCTGCAGTTCATACCATTGAAACCGATGACCAGGATCGTTTATGGATATCAACCATAACAGAAAGTGATTCAACTTTTCAATGGTGGGTATTGAACGGCCATGGTAAATTAGTAGCTCGATTCAGATGGAAAGGAAGTAGGGACGACCGAAGTGGGATGCTCAAGCCTATGATTACAATCCACAATAATCATATTTACACTCGAAAACTCGACTTCAGGAATGAAGTCTATCAGATTATAAAATACCGGGTTTCCTTCAAACCGCATCCGCATTTTCAGCCAAGGCGGTAGTAGTTCCGTTCAGCCCATGGAGCTGCCCTCCGCAGGTATCAGATCTTCTGCGCCACCTGCTCGGCCGTCCCGGCGTACCAGCCGGCGAAGGTGTCCTCCCGGATCTGCTCGCGCATCTGACGCATCAGCCACATATAAAAGGTGAGATTGTGCAGGGAGGCGAGCTGCAGTCCCAGCAGCTCGTCGTTGCGGAACAGGTGGTGCACGTAGGCCATGCTGTAGTCCCGGCATAGGCTGGTGGGAAACTCCTCGTCCAGCGCCTTATGGTGGTTCTTCCACTTGGCGTTCTTGAGGTTGATCACCCCGTTACGCGTGAAGATCTGTCCGGTCCGGGCGTTACGCGTGGGAATCACGCAGTCGAACATGTCCACTCCCCGGGCCACGGCGTGCAGCAGGTTGGCGGGCGTGCCCACCCCCATCAGGTAGCGCGGCTTGCCGGCGGGGAGGTCGTCCGTATTCAAGTCCGTCATTTCGTACATCAGCTCGGTCGGCTCGCCTACGCTGAGTCCCCCGATGGCGATGCCCTCGAAGCCCATCTCCGCCACAGCCAGCGCCGACTCCCGGCGCAGGTCGCGAAAGGTGCCCCCCTGCACGATGCCGAACTGGAACTGCCGGTGTCCATACTGGGGCTCAGTGTCCAGGAAGGCCTGCCTCCCCCGCTCTTCCCACCGGTGGGTAAGCCGCATGGATTCCTTCACGTAAGAGCGCTCGGCGGGGTAGGGCGGACACTCGTCGAGCACCATCATTATATCGGAGCCCAGCACGCGCTGGGTTTCCACCACATTTTCGGGAGTGAACCAGTGCTCGGAGCCGTCCAGGTGGCTCTTGAACCGGGCCCCCTTCTCCGTCAGCTCTCGGTTGTCGGAGAGCGAGTAGACCTGGTAGCCGCCCGAATCGGTGAGAATGGGACGCTCCCACGACATAAAGCGATGCAGTCCTCCGGCCTTGCCAATAATTTCGTTGCCTGGACGCAGGTATAGATGGTAGGTATTGGCGAGTAAGATCTGTGCCCTGACCCGCTCCGCCAGCTCATCCTGGCGGACGGCCTTTACGCTGGCGTGGGTGCCGACGGGCATGAAAAAGGGGGTTTGGATCGTGCCGTGGTCGGTGGTCAGCTTCCCGGCGCGGGCCTTGGTGGAGCTGGCGACTGTCTCTAATTCAAACAATTTCGGTAAGGGATGGCTTTTCAGGGCTACCTATAGGATACGCCTCAATGCTTCGTTAAAGCGTATCAAGGCCAATTCAAATACGTATTGAGCAGGAGTATAACCAAAATTTCGTGTTAAATTAACGCCATAATTTTGTATTCTTTTCCTTATTCCATAGCATGGAAGCCCGAATTCCGAGCATATCCGACCAAGTCCTGATGCGTTCCGATACTCTCATCATCGTCCCCACCTACAACGAGTCGCACAACATCGTGCGGCTGATTGAGATGGTGTTCGGGCTGGACACAGAGATGGATCTGCTGATCGTGGACGACGGCTCGCCTGACGGGACGGCCGAACTGGTGGAGGAGAAACAATCCGACTACCCGGACCGCCTCCACATGATCCGCCGGGAGGGTAAGCTTGGATTGGGTACGGCCTACGTGCGGGGTTTCGAGTTCGCCCTGGAGCGGGATTATATCTACATATGCGAAATGGACGCCGACTTCTCCCACAACCCTGAAGATCTCCCCCACCTGGTCGACGAGGTCAGGGAGAACCGGGCGGATCTGGCCATCGGCTCCCGCTATTCCAAGGGTATAAGCATCGTCAACTGGCCGCTGAGCCGGCTCATTCTTTCGTTCACCGCCAACCTCTATGCGCGCTTCATCACCGGCCTCCCCATACACGACACCACCGCGGGCTTCAAATGCATTCACCGCAGGGTGCTCGAGAAAATCTCCGTGGGCAACATTCGTTCCAACGGCTATGCCTTCCAGATCGAACTGCATTTCCGTGCCTGGCAGGCCGGATTCCGCCTGAAGGAGGTCTCCATCATCTTCCGGGAGCGCGAGGAAGGGGTCTCCAAGATGTCCAAGGCCATCGTATGGGAGGCGATCTGGAGGGTCTGGACCCTGAAGGTGCAGAGTATCGTGGGGACGCTCTAGTTCTTATATTCCAAGACATTTATACCAAAGAACAAGGACATTCATGCAGTACCTGGATTTCGAACAGCCCATAGCGGACCTTGAGAACAAGATCAAGGAGCTCAACGAGATCAGCGTGGCCGATGACGACGTACTCGCGCCCGAGATCGAACGCCTCCAGGAAAGGGTGGACGAAC encodes the following:
- a CDS encoding polyprenol monophosphomannose synthase: MRSDTLIIVPTYNESHNIVRLIEMVFGLDTEMDLLIVDDGSPDGTAELVEEKQSDYPDRLHMIRREGKLGLGTAYVRGFEFALERDYIYICEMDADFSHNPEDLPHLVDEVRENRADLAIGSRYSKGISIVNWPLSRLILSFTANLYARFITGLPIHDTTAGFKCIHRRVLEKISVGNIRSNGYAFQIELHFRAWQAGFRLKEVSIIFREREEGVSKMSKAIVWEAIWRVWTLKVQSIVGTL
- the tgt gene encoding tRNA guanosine(34) transglycosylase Tgt, yielding MFELETVASSTKARAGKLTTDHGTIQTPFFMPVGTHASVKAVRQDELAERVRAQILLANTYHLYLRPGNEIIGKAGGLHRFMSWERPILTDSGGYQVYSLSDNRELTEKGARFKSHLDGSEHWFTPENVVETQRVLGSDIMMVLDECPPYPAERSYVKESMRLTHRWEERGRQAFLDTEPQYGHRQFQFGIVQGGTFRDLRRESALAVAEMGFEGIAIGGLSVGEPTELMYEMTDLNTDDLPAGKPRYLMGVGTPANLLHAVARGVDMFDCVIPTRNARTGQIFTRNGVINLKNAKWKNHHKALDEEFPTSLCRDYSMAYVHHLFRNDELLGLQLASLHNLTFYMWLMRQMREQIREDTFAGWYAGTAEQVAQKI
- a CDS encoding 6-bladed beta-propeller, whose product is MVMELSPMRSLPIAVILCTCLALLSCEMGTSPVPTNTQKVPAYIDSLDNVDIVSIREEGLDTAEIEKVGIYQSNEEVFIKGYPGEVMVDMKGQVYIEAFVPGEAGIYVFDSDGKYVTTIGRHGKGPGEFLTLAALNLKNGRLYIYDAHQEKISAFSTDTFELVYEETIKRDSLESKDLLAMQPRNELFIKEDSSFVMNFFRAVNSNEYRNIHYLAISSRGQIKPQKLITVKRSTIYEPATSHNSGGYFRVARTLPFSRGSLVALSSNGTFYTNWNDDFLIKEYAPDGSYRRAYYYPYVRSELSVSEIEVGDGMRSLIDDNRDVLPDTWPAVHTIETDDQDRLWISTITESDSTFQWWVLNGHGKLVARFRWKGSRDDRSGMLKPMITIHNNHIYTRKLDFRNEVYQIIKYRVSFKPHPHFQPRR